In uncultured Desulfuromonas sp., the genomic stretch TTACGATGCCATGACCATGGTTCACAATGAAACGTCCACCGGCGTCATGTCACCACTTGAAGAGATTGCCGAGGTGATGAAGAAATACCCTTACGTCTCTTTCATCGTTGACACGGTATCGTCGATGACCGCCGTGCCGATCGACTTTAAAGCCCTCGGCCTCGATGTTTGTCTGGCCGGCGTGCAGAAGGCGTTCGGTCTCCCACCCGGACTGGCGGTGTGTGCCGTATCACGCGCCGCACTCGACAAAGCCAAAGCCACCCCGAACCGCGGTTACTATTTCGATTTTGAAGAGTTTGAAAAAAACGACCTCAAACACAACACGCCGAGCACTCCGTGCATCAGCCTGATCTACGGCATGGATGCACAATTGAAAAAAATGTTCGCCGAGGGGCTCGACAATCGTTATCGCCGCCATGCACAGATGGCTGAAGCGACCCGCAACTGGATCACGGCTCAGGGCTTTGGTCTGTTCGCTGCCGAAGGCCACCGTTCCATGACCCTGACCAGTGGTGCCAACGACGGTCGCACCGACCTTGACACATTAAAGAAATTGGTCGGCGAACGCGGTTACGCCATGGACAACGGCTACGGCAAAATCAAGAACGAAACGTTCCGCATCCCGCACATGGCTGACATGACCCTGGCCGATCTGGAAGAATATTTCGCCCTGCTCGAAGAGCTGCTGCCGCAAGTGCGCAGTTAATTCAGATTCAAACAATCAAAAAGCCCGCCTTGCCAATGCAAGAGCGGGCTTTTTTTATTCGTTTTTTCATCCTGTGACTCAGGCCGGTTCCAGCCCGGCAAACTTGAGCAGCAGTCGCTTCGGTCCGAAGCGGTTGAAGTAAACAATCACTTTTTGCTTATCGCCGCTGCCTTCGAGACGCCGTACCGTTCCCACGCCAAAACGGGCGTGGCGCACCCGGCTGC encodes the following:
- a CDS encoding alanine--glyoxylate aminotransferase family protein, producing the protein MAKKLFIPGPVEVSNDVFAAMSSPMIGHRMPEYAALHQSVTSQLQTLLNTKDPVFLSTSSAFGIMEGAVRNLVQKRCANFGNGAFSTKWHDVTKRCGIKADLFTAEWGQPITAEMVDKALASGDYDAMTMVHNETSTGVMSPLEEIAEVMKKYPYVSFIVDTVSSMTAVPIDFKALGLDVCLAGVQKAFGLPPGLAVCAVSRAALDKAKATPNRGYYFDFEEFEKNDLKHNTPSTPCISLIYGMDAQLKKMFAEGLDNRYRRHAQMAEATRNWITAQGFGLFAAEGHRSMTLTSGANDGRTDLDTLKKLVGERGYAMDNGYGKIKNETFRIPHMADMTLADLEEYFALLEELLPQVRS